From Brassica rapa cultivar Chiifu-401-42 chromosome A06, CAAS_Brap_v3.01, whole genome shotgun sequence:
CTGAGCGACGATTTGAAGCGTTGAGCGTACGAAGGGACAGAGATCTCCGGAGGCGAGGCTTTGGCTGAGGAAGTCTGAAGCTTTGAGTCGAGAACCGAGTTTGCGAAGCCAACTTCTCTGGATGAGAGAACTTTCCCATCTGGGGTTTTAGCGGGCTGGTCGTCGAACAGGAGCGTCGGATTTGGATCCATGGGAGACGGGAGGAGAGGGGCACTTTCTCGGCCACCGACGTGAGGTCAGTGAACGGCGCGACTCGGGAGTACCCTAATCGCTTTTTTCGTCGCAGGAGAGAGAAAACTTCTCGTCaccaaaaaataattgaaacttctaagaaacttcaaacttaacTTTAAAAGTTCTACATTTTGCACTATAGTCTTTCTTATTAATAAAGGTTAGCAAAAAtcataaaacttttatttagcaataaaatattaacttaatattatacacattaataattaataagataatacattttaataatGTATTGATATGGAATAAGATTAATCCTAAGTATAGTTGTAATATTTTAGGGTCAATCAATTTCAATCATTAAGAATGCAAGCCATACAACTTAATTGCAATCAATGGATTCAAGTTGATAAGTAACAAGATTCAAACAAAGCAAGCAATATCAAAGGCTTTCAATCAATTGTTCAAGTAAGAACCCATGCGCTTAAGGTAATTAGTTCTTAAGTTAAGGTGTTAACTTTAAGCAATTCCAAGTTTCTATAGGTCTAGAacacaaataaaaatcaatCTTTTCTCAAGGTAAAGATCCTTATGCAAACATGAACTAAAGATCAATTCACATTGGTTTAAATCATCCAAGCATGTATTATATTCAAATCTATTAAACATCTAGCAATCCTAACATCAAATCCCTTTGGTTATTCAAGCTAGAAAAATATTAAGTTCAGTCAAGCATTTTAACAAACATCTTCCGGATATAAAATAACTTATTATCAAGATGAGAGTGAACAAGTCAAATCAATTCAAACTAGAAAAATATTAAGTTCAGTCAAACATTTTAACAAACACTTTCCGGATATAAAATAACTTATTATCAAGATGAGAATGAACAAGTCAAATCAAGCATTAAGAACACTCAATATGCATATAACCAAATAGATCTAATCATTAAATACCTTAACTCTTTACTAATCACTCTAGATCTACCTAACCCATTGATTCAAAAGGTAACTACTCACTAATAGACATGATAAACCCAAGAATTAATAGTAATTTAAGGTTAATCATGATTAATGATCAAGATAATCCAAAGATTGAATTTTTCACCAAAATAGATTTGTGTttagatagaaaacaagatCAGTCCCAATATTAGGTCTAAAATGTATTTATAGAAATCTAAAAATGAGTTGGGTAAACCCAACAAACCTCGGTCAACCCAGTGAAAAAGCAGTCTTTTCGCCTGCAGAGACATGGTCTTCCCTCTACAGGTTGGTCGCTATGCACTCCTCAGCCCTTCAGGGTCTGCAGCGACCTTGTCGTGTCTCTACAATTGCTCGCGTCACGCCACAGCAATCAGATGATGTCGCTATGACACTTAGCCATCTGCAACTTCAGTCTTGGTCTTCTCGTAGCGACCATGTGTGGTTGCTATGCATGTCGCTAGGATGACTCGCGTGGCTTCTTAGCGACTTGATGATGTCTCTACACTCACGTCGCTATGGACACTTAGTCGTTTTAAGATATCCAGCTCTTCTTCTTCGTAGCGACCAGGCGGGGTCGCTATGGCAGGTGCTATAGCGACCAGACGATGTCGCTACACTCTCGTCTCTACGACACTTAGCACCAGAAACTAATATACACTCCAAACATCTCTTTTTTGCCTTAGAACGTCTCAATTGTCTTCAAAGTCACCAACAAAGATCTCCAACACCTGATTTAGACATATGTAATGCAACACAACCTAAATGTACTCTAAATGTATCCAAATGATCAATATGAGAACTAAAATGAAGCTTGAAATCATGTAAATACACAAGATATCACATATTACATGTATTTCGAAATAATAgctaaatattattattattatttatagattacaagttaaaaattgttaaaatctTGTACTTTCGTTAGTTGATGtaataaatttgttttcataCGTTTTATCTTTTTGTATTTTCACTTTATGATTTGTGTCAAATGtgtattgtaatattttttgtgTAATATTTTGCTTTACTCATAACTATAGAAGTTAgtaatataatttgaaaatagaTAATTGTATAaagatttaaaagtaaaaaacttcaaatatgaagttttgtATAGTGACATTTCatatttgaaattgtttttggAGATGCGCTTAACTACTTTTACGCTGTTgccattttaacatttttataatagggATAATAAATGTTCAATTAGTCAGTTGTATATGTGAaactagggctgttcaatatggtaaaaccgaaccgtaccgaaccgaaatagacaatatggtttgattttggtatataccatataaaccgaatgaatataattttataaaaaccgtagaatttggatatggtttggtatataaccgaattaaccgaataaaccgaacaaaaccgattaaaagtagaaacatgtaaatatgtatctattttataacaatacatgaaaatctatttgttacataagttaaatttgtgttaataactattaccataattttatagtaataaaaaaccttaatttgtagaacacttgaactataactaaataacaatacatcgcaattcagacatcttattttcttatctttttgctttattttagtcttcactaaattaatatgaagattataaatttgatggacaataattaatggaaaatttttaattgaaaaagcatgactttaatgaatactaaatatggaagagtggaaaaacttttcttttatgtttttgttttgtttcattttttttctctaaatttcaagctttgattttagttatagatttgattattttatttgatggtagaagcatttttatttttttgttcatttacttgaatatgtaatatatttttaataaatgacagTGTtcacaatatgactctaaaattcatataatatgatctcaaacaaaataattatgttttttggtataaaaccgaataaaccgaaaaccgacagtatataaaccgaaccgaaccgaaataaatatggatttagaatggtagttatattttactaactgaaataccgaaaaccaaaaataaccgaaccgaaaccgaaccgatatccggattgaacacccctatgTGAAACGCTTTAAAAAGGTGATAAAACTTGAGAAGCATCTGACTCAAAGAAGTGGTAATTCAAATTTGGATATGAATGTTTGAATCGAAGTCGCTCGTCAGTTTCTCGTCGATTTGTAATTTACTACATCATCTCTTCCCACCCCTTTTTAAATTCCTAAATATACTAATAACAAATGTAATATTATAAGTTAGTACATAGCAGTTCACGTGAACAGATTTAAATAGTTGTTAGAATTCAAGAAGCATTTGAAACCCCTGAATTCGATGAATAATGTATCATTATCATCATTTACGGCCTTTGTTGAATAATGTAATTTCTATTAAAAAGGTCGTGTGTGATGACAATGATACATTATTAAGTGGTATAAAATGGTACATCACATAAAAATGTATTAGAGTAAATTAGTAATGTTGATGATGTTTACTGACTAGCCATTTATCTgcactttttgaaattttcaaatatggACTATGTTATGGAAACTCTTCCCgaatattttgaaacataattatataaatataactttgatcaaaaaaaaattatatagatataacATTCACATAAAAGAGTAGAAGGATAgacttttttattattattgataGAGATTCATAGACATTCTTAAACTTGTGGAaacatagtttttcttttttcgtaTGGAAAGAAACTTAAGTCAAAGGATTAATGGTCCATTACAAGTTAATTCGCTTGTAGATTATAGCaaagtttataatttagtttAAAATAGCCAGTGATGCTCTATATAAATGGTCTATTGGAAAGGAAAGAAACTGATGAATTCTCATAACAGAGATGGTAGACCAGCCGAAAGGAAATATACGGTTGAATAGGCCAATGGCATATCTTTATATTTTGACCAGAGTTCTACTTGCATATTTGTTAAAAACCACTAATTGAATTTAACCAATTTTGAATGTGTTTTCAAAACTACTATAGTTGAATACGTCATCATTTTAAGGAAgctataaataataataatatatacaaaatagatcaatttgatcaaaaaaaaaaaatacaaaatagatCAATTGATTAAAATCTTAGTAACTAATATCAACTGGCcgtattttcactaatttttctGCTTACCAGTTAACTTACCGATCTCAGTCCACGAGCGCACACATAGGAGGGGTACACACGAATCTCTCTTATTTCATTTCTCAATGCTCTTGTAGTCTTTGACCACTGGTCTTCTTCAACAGttgtgctctctctctctctcatctcttcttctctatatatacacataacaCCTTCCTCTCCACACTCTcattctctctctatctctctctccatTTTTTCAATTTCATCACTCCCAATCAAGACTCCAGTGCAGAGTTCTCGAACTCACAAAACAATTGTCAGTTTCTTCTTTTCGAGACATTTTTACTCAAAACATTATTATCTCAGCTCTGGATCTCTCCTCCATTTACCACCAATGATCTCATTTTCTCTCTGAGCCAACTCGTCTCTGTCTCGCTCTAACACAGTTCCTTCTCCCTTCTCCTCACTCCACAACTTCGGATCCACAAAAATGTCTGAAACAACGGCAGATACCAAGCCTGTTCCACCGGCCGAAgccgagaagaagaaagaagagagctTACCGTTCTTCAAACTCTTCTCCTTCGCAGACAAATTCGATTACCTCTTGATGACCACTGGCACTCTTGGCGCCATCGTTCACGGCTCATCCATGCCTGTCTTCTTCTTGCTCTTCGGTGAAATGGTTAACGGATTCGGCAAAAACCAGATGGATTTACACCAGATGACACATGAAGTCtccaaagtaaaaaaaaaacatttcccttctttttaactcatttaataaatttttaaaacagatCTAAGATCTGATCTGTTATTATGTTCTGTCTTAAAAAAAACTGCAGTATTCTCTGTACTTCGTCTACTTGGGTTTGGTCGTGTGCTTCTCTTCATACGCAGGTAAAAAACCcaaactttctttttctttacacTTCAATCAATAAACCCAGAAACAATAggatcaaaaaaaattcaatctttaattttaaaaaaaaaaaaagttgttgtaaaaaaaaaaaaaaattaaaaaaaaaagagagaggataAACCGAGTCCACGTGATTCATCATGGACTCTTACTTTGTCCGTATCCATTAAGCCGTCATCAAATCGGCATCTCCCTCACATTTATTACGCTTCGTAAAAAAGAttctatttttaagtttattttattaattatcgAATAATACAGAGATTGCATGTTGGATGTACTCTGGAGAAAGACAAGTAGCTGCGCTGAGGAAGAAGTACCTTGAAGCTGTTCTGAAACAAGACGTTGGTTTCTTCGACACTGATGCAAGAACCGGTGACATTGTCTTCAGTGTCTCTACCGATACTCTTCTTGTTCAAGACGCCATTAGCGAGAAGGTTTTGTAACTTAATaactaaatcttttttttttttggcttttatTTTAAGGTTTTGTAACTTGATGATGATTAAAGCCCTTCCGTAATTGTACTAGACATGTTCTCGTGTATTTGAGGTCGTGTTTATTACTACCGGCGGGTCCCATTTTTATCCCGAACAATCTCAATCAGAGCTTCTGTCCCGTTCACGTTAGCAGTTCGAGTGCACGTTAGCAAACGTTAGTTAACGTGCGCATTAAATTTTTCAGGTGGGGAACTTTATACATTACCTGTCAACGTTTTTGGCGGGGCTTGTGGTTGGGTTTGTGTCAGCATGGAGACTAGCTTTGTTGAGTGTGGCGGTGATTCCCGGAATCGCTTTCGCCGGCGGTTTATACGCTTATACGCTCACCGGAATCACTTCCAAGAGCCGTGAGTCTTATGCTAACGCCGGCGTTATTGCCGagcaggtaaaaaaaaaagaataaaaatctttacttttttcatattttaaatcatttttaatgacCACCACCTGTTCGACGTAATGCTTTGTACTGTTCTTAGGCTTGCTCTTTGTACTTGATCCCTCTAATGATTatgtttctctctcttctctttcaatCCAGCAAGGACTTAAACAGTGATTTTAACTTCATAATTAACATTTTAAACTTTCACTTTTCTTTGGTCAAATCTTAAGTCAATATCTTTCTCTTCAAAAGTTACCAAAAACAgagtttaatgtttttttttttgtgtttgtgtaatattattattacagGCAATTGCTCAAGTTCGAACTGTTTACTCTTATGTTGGGGAGAGCAAGGCCCTGAGCTCGTATTCTGATGCCATTCAGTACACTCTTAAGCTTGGATATAAAGCAGGGATGGCTAAAGGATTGGGTTTGGGATGTACATATGGGATAGCTTGTATGTCGTGGGCTCTTGTGTTCTGGTACGCTGGCGTTTTCATCAGGAGCGGGACAACAGATGGAGGAAAGGCATTCACTGCTATCTTCTCTGCCATTGTTGGTGGAATGTAAGAAACACAACATGAaactgtgttttttttctttctaaagttgtttttttgttaatctttgttttgtttttgttgtttttaggaGCTTGGGACAATCTTTCTCAAATCTTGGGGCGTTTAGTAAAGGTAAAGCTGCTGGTTTCAAGTTGATGGAGATTATAAACCAGAGACCGACGATAATCCAAGACCCGTTGGATGGGAAATGCTTGGACCAAGTTCGTGGAGACATTGAGTTTAAAGATGTGACTTTTAGCTATCCTTCGCGTCCTGATGTTATCATCTTCAGAAACTTCTCTATTTTCTTCCCTTCTGGGAAAACTGTGGCTGTGGTTGGTGGTAGTGGCTCTGGGAAGAGTACTGTTGTTTCCCTCATTGAGAGATTCTACGATCCAAACAACGGTAAACTTGAATATAAAACTATCTCTTCTATCCGAGTCTTTGGCTAGTGACATGATCATAatagcttttgttttttttggatgAGCAGGGCAAATTCTGTTGGATGGTGTTGAGATAAAGACGCTTCAGTTGAAGTTTTTGCGTGAACAGATTGGGCTTGTGAACCAAGAACCTGCGCTCTTCGCCACTACTATTCTTGAGAACATACTCTACGGAAAGCCTGATGCAACTATGGTTGAAGTTGAAGCTGCTGCCTCTGCTGCTAACGCGCATAGCTTCATTACGTTGCTTCCTAAAGGTTACGACACACAGGTTGGAGAACGAGGTGTTCAGCTCTCAGGTGGACAGAAGCAGAGAATAGCAATCGCTAGGGCGATGTTGAAAGATCCAAAGATTCTGTTACTAGATGAAGCAACAAGCGCTCTTGATGCTAGCTCAGAGAGCATTGTACAAGAAGCTTTAGACAGAGTCATGGTGGGGAGGACCACCGTGGTCGTTGCTCATCGTCTCTGCACAATAAGAAACGTCGACTCCATCGCTGTGATACAGCAAGGCCAAGTCGTTGAAACCGGAACACATGAAGAGCTCATCGCCAAAGCCGGCGCTTACGCATCCCTCATCAGGTTTCAAGAGATGGTTGGAACTCGAGACTTCTCAAACCCGTCCACACGTCGCACCCGTTCCACCCGTCTGAGCCACTCCCTGTCGACGAAGTCACTCAGCTTGAGATCAGGAAGTTTGAGGAACCTGAGCTACTCGTACAGCACTGGAGCTGATGGTCGGATCGAGATGATCTCAAACGCAGAGACGGATAGAAAGACACGTGCGCCTCAAAACTACTTCTACAGGCTTCTCAAGCTTAATGCACCTGAATGGCCTTACTCAATCATGGGAGCAGTTGGCTCGGTTCTCTCTGGTTTCATTGGTCCTACGTTTGCTATTGTGATGAGTAATATGATCGAAGTCTTCTACTACACAGACTATGATTCAATGGAGAGGAAAACGAAAGAGTACGTGTTCATCTACATCGGTGCTGGTATCTACGCAGTGATCGCCTACTTGATCCAACATTACTTCTTTAGCATCATGGGAGAAAACCTCACAACAAGAGTTAGAAGAATGATGCTCtcaggtatatatatatcaatgtcTGAACTTATAATACTGAATATATCGTTCCATTTTCTAATTGTTTTGGTTTCTTGATTGTTCTTTATCAGCTATATTGAGGAATGAGGTTGGTTGGTTCGATGAGGATGAACACAACTCGAGCCTGATAGCTGCACGGTTAGCCACTGATGCAGCAGATGTTAAATCTGCCATAGCCGAGAGAATCTCAGTGATACTGCAAAACATGACTTCACTTCTCACATCCTTCATTGTTGCCTTCATAGTAGAGTGGAGAGTTTCTCTTCTCATCTTAGCCACGTTCCCACTTCTAGTCCTTGCCAACTTTGCTCAGGTGAACAAATATTATCTCAGTctcagtttttttaattttacaacTATATGCATCAAatcataaaactaaaattaagtaaatatttataaattttgtgaGTTTTGTTGGATCAATGGGAATCTTGCATTCACCATTATGATCTCCAGAAAAAACGACAAAGGGccagtttttaattttatttaaatctctctttttttgcaaaagttcaaaactttaTAGAACATGGCAACACATCCACTGCCTCTGCACGTGCTTCTTCACTGAGtgcatttatttttacaataatAATCATAAAAGAATTATTAAGTctcttttttctcctttttgagAATAGTGTGAGGGTCAAGATCATGGAGCCCTCACATCAATGAATGTGGAAAACAGTAGACTTTATTTAATCTCTGGGCATCTGTGtagaatatttattatattgtttcaAATGGTAGTACGGCCCATAGATAACAGTGTTCACGAAAATAGCTAAGATTCCTCTGTCTTTTATGCATCTATCTTCTTGCTTTACTTATGCTAAATTTCTCCTACTTTAAGCTTTCACACTTACTCAACTCTGAACTCTGTTCCCACTCTCTTATTATTCAATTCTTTTGCCCATAAACCCATTTTTCCATAAATCacacaaaatccaaaaaacctgcaacttttcttttcttccaaGAACCAATTATTTACAGACATTGTGTAAGAAGAgacctttttttttcctttttcttgctGTTGTTTTCTCCATTGGTCAAAGTTCTTGTCTCagctttttatttacttatccCAGTTGTGTATGTAAATGTCAGAGTGTCAGTGTTTTAACAGTCAGCCAATGGTCAATGTCTGCTTGTGTTTCTTTGTTTGGTAGTTTAggttctgaattttttttatttttcctatCTGCAAGCTTCAGAACTCTGCTTAGATATCACCAACATGTTCTCAAATCTCCATAAGATTTTTCACCCGTGATGAAAATCTATCAATAGATTTCACACACAAGGACATAGAGATACAATGTATATGCACCTATAATTGATGAGGTTGACGTTTTGCATATGTGATTAAGTGAATGGTTCCACATCATGTTTTACCTGGGACTTAAAGAAAGTGAACTAAATTTAGATTTGGACTTAACTTCTATTATAATTTTTACTGTTGTTTGCCATCTGTAGTTGTTCTGATGCATAAGTGTGTGTATTGCAGCAACTATCTCTAAAGGGTTTTGCCGGAGACACAGCCAAGGCTCATGCAAAGACTTCAATGATTGCTGGTGAAGGAGTCAGCAACATTAGAACCGTAGCAGCATTCAATGCGCAAAGCAAAATCCTCTCCTTGTTCTGTCACGAGCTCCGTGTCCCTCAGAAAAGAAGCTTCTACCGAAGCCAGACCTCTGGTTTCCTCTTTGGCCTCTCTCAGCTTGCTCTCTATGGCTCCGAGGCTCTAATCCTCTGGTACGGCGCCCACCTTGTGAGCGAAGGCAAGTCAACATTCTCTAAAGTGATCAAAGTCTTTGTGGTTTTGGTCATTACCGCAAACTCTGTTGCTGAAACCGTCAGTCTTGCTCCTGAAATCATCCGGGGAGGTGAAGCTGTTGGTTCGGTCTTCTCGGTGTTGGATAGGCAAACCAGGATTGACCCTGACGATGCTGATGCTGATCCGGTGGAGACAATCCGTGGAGACATTGATTTTAGGCATGTGGACTTTGCTTACCCTTCAAGACCGGACGTCATGGTGTTTAGAGACTTTAACCTCAGGATCAGAGCTGGACATAGCCAAGCTCTTGTCGGAGCCAGTGGATCAGGGAAGAGTTCTGTGATCGCTATGATCGAGCGGTTTTATGATCCCCTTGGTGGAAAAGTTATGATTGATGGCAAAGACATCCGCAGGCTAAACCTAAAATCTCTGAGGCTCAAGATAGGTCTTGTTCAACAAGAGCCAGCTCTTTTCGCAGCAACTATCTTCGACAACATCGCATATGGGAAAGATGGTGCCACTGAGTCCGAGGTTATGGAGGCTGCTCGATCAGCAAACGCTCATGGTTTCATCAGTGGGTTGCCTGAAGGTTACAAAACTCCAGTGGGTGAAAGAGGAGTGCAGTTATCAGGTGGACAGAAACAGAGGATTGCGATAGCGAGAGCAGTGCTCAAGAACCCTACTGTGTTGCTTCTTGATGAAGCAACAAGCgcgctggatgccgaatctgaATGCGTGCTGCAGGAAGCTTTGGAGAGGCTCATGAGAGGCAGGACCACCGTGGTAGTCGCTCACCGTTTGTCGACCATAAGAGGTGTTGATTCCATCGGTGTGATTCAAGACGGGAGGATTGTGGAGCAAGGAAGCCATTCCGAGCTTGTAAGCCGACCAGAGGGGGCTTATTCAAGGCTGTTACAGCTTCAAACACATAGGATTTGAACTTATTTAAGGCTGTTACAGCTTCAAACGCTTATGATTTGATGCTTGATGGATTAAGAACAAAAGTTGGCTTGTGTAACTTTTATCAAAACTTTAATATGGGAGGTTTCTATGGATTATAATGATAATATGAATAGGTGTAGATAATGAAGCTTTTGAGTGTTATGCTTCCTTAAGGTTTCTCTTTTAATTTGAATTTTGTCAGGAGCTTATGTATTTGCATGCTTATGCGTCCTTTCTGGAACATAAGGCTAAACTATATTTTCATTATGCTGTTAACTTTTGCCTCAAGAAAACATATTGTCTTATATTTTGGCTCATCAATATTTGGCAGAAACGTTTGGATCGTAAGTAGGCTTGCTCGGAGATGTTGTGAGTGGTTTGATCAGGCATGGTCTGATCCGGTCAAGTGGTCTCAGAGTTGATGAGTCCATGATTAACCATCAAAATGTAAGAAACTAATGAAGCTGCTTTGGCTCAAAAGGCCTTCACACGTGTCTCAGAAATGTTCACGACATAACAATTCATGTCTTTTTGTGATAACTTGGCTGCAAATTGTTTGACAGTAAATCTGGTGTTCCACGAGTATACCATTTGTCACGTCTCGACACATGATATTGATAAGTTAGCTGTTATTTTCACCAAAGTTTTCGGGTGGGCAAgcagatttttatattttttattgggtGTATGTAAATTTTACGTGCCTAAATGAAAAGATACCACGAAATCCTCAATAATTATTTGTGTATATTTCTCACATGTGATATTGATATACAATACATTTCTATAAATGTAAACTTCTAGAATGACTAGAAGAAATTAGGCTAGATAGGTAGCATGTAGATATATCAGTGTTTTGCAGTTTTTCTAAAATAGATGACTCCAACTTATCAGTGTTTAAGAGGGCTTAAGAGCACACAAGATTTTTAGAGCTCACCACTAACCCAAGACTTAGCTGGTCTCAATTATGATATAGTAGATATATCTTCTAGTTGTTGGGGTCATGAAAAAGAAAGGATGTACTTgattcatttctttttttttcgttaTATTTTCTTGCTGGTGTGTGTTGTATATAAAGTTCAATAATTaacatgaaaagaaaaacaaactgAAGAAACCAACTGTAAAGCCCTTCAATCTTATTATTCTATAAGTTGgatctcttttcttttatttgctTTAGCATGTGGTTTTCAAAATCTTCTTTTAAGATAAAGACCATATcttattgtaaatttttttaatttccaatCAACACATACATTAAAGATAGAAAACTTGCGTAGTTTGATATGAGTTTGGGTTAAATCCGAAACTAAAGCTTATGGTCTATGGGCTTTtgtaaaaacattttctttaccccctttatttaattataaagaatgcatttacaaaaaaaaaaaacttgcgtAGTTATTTTCAAATTGGAATTGAAATTAATTAGAACATTGAACCAAGCCACATAGAATAAAAGCATATCACGCGAAAGTGATGAACACTTCAGGAAAAGCTGAATCGAGTTATGAATTTTATGAAAAGTGTTAATGTGTTAGTGTTATCATTACAACttttaaataaagaaataaattgaACATGAAAAGCAGCATTGGGAAGGAGTAGCATGTCCCCACTTACTGACACACCTCAAGTATGTTCACTTTACAGTAGTATGTGTATGTGcgtattttgtatattttgtatatttcctACACGTATAGCTGTAGAGAAACGTGAAGAAATCTAATTGTGGAACTTATAAGTCTGATCGTATTAAGTATTCAATGAGCAGACAATGAACTATGTACTTTAACCCGAAAAAGGAAAAGAGGCAAGAAGAATGAACAAGCATTTACCCTTGCGTCACCATTGAAGTTCTTACAAGAAGTCTCACGGGTTGTTAAGAAGATGGTTTGATGTGTTTTACTACCAGTTTCTTTCAGAACCATTTCACTTTAGGTTCTTTATTCTTTTGATTCCTTGGGTGTTGTAATCCACACTATTTTAAATagatactatattttttttttattaaatcactttgatttttattaaaaaaggaaaagagagaTGTTTGCTTAATTACATAATATGTGTGATAATTTGGCTTTGAAATATTTATGCAGTTATACTTTTAGGCCGAatgatatttcatattttaaatttactatTTGTAATTTGCTCTATATATAACAGATAAACTTACTTGAGCTACATGCTAATATTATATACTGTTATGATTCCAATCCGGTCTGTAGTTGATTTCAATATTACACTGTTCTGATTTGATCCTTCATGCTAAAGGCTACCTACAATTCATCACGGTTCAAGTTTGGGCTGCATGAAACAACCTCGAACCTGCTCATCTTTGCAACGTGCTAATTTGTCTAAAGTTTAAAGCAGGCTAGGTTTAAAAGAAAACTATTCGGAGATGTATCATTTTTATGTGcacaaaaagaaaagttttcattttttatttactgATGAATATGTAGGGAAAAAGTGTGAAGATTTTTTGGTTCTTATACAGAAAATCTTTCCTTTTTAATTGTATG
This genomic window contains:
- the LOC103875124 gene encoding ABC transporter B family member 19, producing the protein MSETTADTKPVPPAEAEKKKEESLPFFKLFSFADKFDYLLMTTGTLGAIVHGSSMPVFFLLFGEMVNGFGKNQMDLHQMTHEVSKYSLYFVYLGLVVCFSSYAEIACWMYSGERQVAALRKKYLEAVLKQDVGFFDTDARTGDIVFSVSTDTLLVQDAISEKVGNFIHYLSTFLAGLVVGFVSAWRLALLSVAVIPGIAFAGGLYAYTLTGITSKSRESYANAGVIAEQAIAQVRTVYSYVGESKALSSYSDAIQYTLKLGYKAGMAKGLGLGCTYGIACMSWALVFWYAGVFIRSGTTDGGKAFTAIFSAIVGGMSLGQSFSNLGAFSKGKAAGFKLMEIINQRPTIIQDPLDGKCLDQVRGDIEFKDVTFSYPSRPDVIIFRNFSIFFPSGKTVAVVGGSGSGKSTVVSLIERFYDPNNGQILLDGVEIKTLQLKFLREQIGLVNQEPALFATTILENILYGKPDATMVEVEAAASAANAHSFITLLPKGYDTQVGERGVQLSGGQKQRIAIARAMLKDPKILLLDEATSALDASSESIVQEALDRVMVGRTTVVVAHRLCTIRNVDSIAVIQQGQVVETGTHEELIAKAGAYASLIRFQEMVGTRDFSNPSTRRTRSTRLSHSLSTKSLSLRSGSLRNLSYSYSTGADGRIEMISNAETDRKTRAPQNYFYRLLKLNAPEWPYSIMGAVGSVLSGFIGPTFAIVMSNMIEVFYYTDYDSMERKTKEYVFIYIGAGIYAVIAYLIQHYFFSIMGENLTTRVRRMMLSAILRNEVGWFDEDEHNSSLIAARLATDAADVKSAIAERISVILQNMTSLLTSFIVAFIVEWRVSLLILATFPLLVLANFAQQLSLKGFAGDTAKAHAKTSMIAGEGVSNIRTVAAFNAQSKILSLFCHELRVPQKRSFYRSQTSGFLFGLSQLALYGSEALILWYGAHLVSEGKSTFSKVIKVFVVLVITANSVAETVSLAPEIIRGGEAVGSVFSVLDRQTRIDPDDADADPVETIRGDIDFRHVDFAYPSRPDVMVFRDFNLRIRAGHSQALVGASGSGKSSVIAMIERFYDPLGGKVMIDGKDIRRLNLKSLRLKIGLVQQEPALFAATIFDNIAYGKDGATESEVMEAARSANAHGFISGLPEGYKTPVGERGVQLSGGQKQRIAIARAVLKNPTVLLLDEATSALDAESECVLQEALERLMRGRTTVVVAHRLSTIRGVDSIGVIQDGRIVEQGSHSELVSRPEGAYSRLLQLQTHRI